In one Gammaproteobacteria bacterium genomic region, the following are encoded:
- a CDS encoding peptide-binding protein: protein MGPRFTLKDLLLFSLLAVVIVLVVLAMYQVDRQWQKLADIQSTLQEQAADLRRLRQSVHEMPRTPADRQGAADATGAVPPAFQRAYQATRQPGYAQGGWIVQAFAMGLKTLTPFVSTDAYASEIQNYILESLLTRDPDTLAWQGLLARDWTVSKDGLKISFDLRRNATFSDGKPVTSADVVFTYHFIMNPAIAAPRERAYYDKIKRVYAEGPGRVVFEFKEPYFNSLALAGGMPILAKHYYESYLKQPEKFNQSKALLFGSGPYRLKEGKDWTPDVGLVELDRNPRYWGPVQPAPRRLIWKIIENDSARLTTFRNGDIDVYGARPREYKQLVADKALAKRTRHFEYLSPTAGYSYIGWNESRKDKPTWFADRRVRLAMTYLTDRAGIIRHLMQGYAEPAVSPFIDSSPQHDPALKPRLYDLARAKQLLREAGFRDRNGDGVLEDAKGRPFKFKMTFFQGSEDTRRIALYLKDLYARAGIVMQPAPTEWAVMLDKIKHRDFDAIMLGWTSGVEVDIYQMFDSSQIENGGDNFIGYRNPKLDRLITEARGTVDEAKRMPLWQACERILYHDQPYTFLMRRKSLVFVDRRIHNLQVTKLGLNLGLVPMEIYIPSAEQKYTD, encoded by the coding sequence ATGGGACCGCGTTTCACGCTCAAGGACCTGCTGCTGTTCAGTTTGCTCGCCGTGGTCATCGTGCTGGTCGTGCTGGCCATGTATCAGGTGGACCGGCAGTGGCAGAAGCTGGCGGATATCCAGTCCACCCTGCAGGAACAGGCCGCCGATCTGCGGCGGCTGCGTCAGTCGGTGCACGAGATGCCCCGTACGCCGGCCGACCGGCAGGGTGCGGCCGACGCAACCGGGGCGGTACCCCCGGCCTTCCAGCGTGCATACCAGGCCACCCGGCAGCCCGGCTACGCCCAGGGCGGCTGGATCGTCCAGGCCTTCGCCATGGGGCTGAAGACCCTGACGCCCTTCGTGTCCACGGATGCCTACGCCTCGGAGATCCAGAACTACATACTTGAGTCCCTGCTGACTCGTGATCCCGACACCCTGGCCTGGCAGGGACTGCTGGCACGCGACTGGACGGTCAGCAAGGACGGCCTGAAGATCAGCTTCGATCTGCGCCGCAACGCCACCTTTTCGGACGGCAAGCCCGTCACCTCGGCAGACGTGGTCTTCACCTATCACTTCATCATGAATCCCGCGATCGCGGCGCCGCGCGAACGCGCCTACTACGACAAGATCAAGCGGGTCTACGCGGAAGGGCCCGGCCGTGTGGTGTTCGAGTTCAAGGAACCGTATTTCAACAGCCTGGCGCTGGCCGGCGGTATGCCGATCCTCGCCAAGCACTATTACGAAAGCTATCTGAAGCAGCCAGAAAAATTCAATCAATCCAAGGCTTTGCTGTTCGGTTCCGGACCCTACCGTCTGAAGGAGGGCAAGGACTGGACGCCCGATGTGGGGCTGGTGGAGCTGGACCGCAATCCGCGATACTGGGGGCCCGTGCAGCCGGCGCCCCGGCGTTTGATCTGGAAGATCATCGAAAACGACAGTGCCCGGCTGACCACCTTCCGTAACGGCGACATCGACGTCTACGGCGCGCGGCCCCGCGAATACAAACAGCTGGTCGCCGACAAGGCCCTGGCAAAGCGCACCCGGCATTTCGAGTACCTCAGTCCGACCGCGGGTTACAGCTATATCGGCTGGAACGAATCGCGCAAGGACAAGCCGACCTGGTTTGCCGACCGTCGTGTCCGACTGGCCATGACCTATCTGACCGACCGGGCCGGGATCATCCGCCACCTGATGCAGGGCTATGCCGAGCCGGCCGTCAGCCCGTTCATCGACAGCAGTCCCCAGCACGACCCGGCCCTCAAGCCGCGCCTCTACGATCTGGCCAGGGCCAAGCAGCTGCTGCGCGAGGCGGGCTTCAGGGACCGCAACGGCGACGGCGTGCTGGAGGACGCCAAGGGGCGTCCGTTCAAGTTCAAGATGACCTTTTTCCAGGGCAGCGAGGACACCCGCCGCATCGCGCTTTACCTCAAGGACCTGTATGCACGCGCCGGCATCGTGATGCAGCCCGCACCCACCGAATGGGCGGTGATGCTGGACAAGATCAAGCACCGCGATTTCGATGCCATCATGCTCGGCTGGACCAGCGGGGTGGAGGTGGACATCTACCAGATGTTCGACAGCAGCCAGATCGAAAACGGCGGCGACAACTTCATCGGCTACCGCAATCCCAAGCTGGACCGGTTGATCACCGAGGCGCGCGGTACGGTGGACGAGGCCAAGCGCATGCCGTTATGGCAGGCCTGCGAACGGATCCTGTACCACGACCAGCCCTACACCTTCCTGATGCGCCGCAAGAGCCTGGTGTTCGTCGACCGCCGCATCCATAACCTGCAGGTCACCAAGCTGGGCCTGAATCTGGGACTGGTGCCGATGGAGATTTATATCCCCAGTGCGGAACAAAAATATACGGACTGA
- a CDS encoding ABC transporter permease: MTAYILRRLLLMIPTLLGITIVVFTVMAASPGGISAQSLIEGQNLEPEAKRALEDYYNRLYGLNSPPPVQYLRWLNNVMPIGFVFDHEHHIAGFSFTKGSNLGMSFRYGRPVLELIKERLPITLLLNLLSIPLIYLIAITFGVRAATDRGGGFDRLTSITMLGLWSVPTMLTGVLLIGFFASEQYWQWFPTAGLSQRTALDMPFMPHWSNLWDALLLGVSALLGTGLMVALARFLRRTGNLAIMAVLGVAGGLWMVDVLPQAGWVLWVLLPVALGTMLGLLGWTGFTSLRVAAMGLTGLFAGVLLASYFVDGGFVRGFLFDRLWHLVLPVLCLTYGGFAFLAKLTRSAVLENLHADYARTARAKGVPERQVLWRHVFRNSLLPLITVSASLLPSLLAGSVIVESLFSIDGMGKLAVEAVQGRDRELVLSITLISGLLTLISYLIADILYAMVDPRVSYE, encoded by the coding sequence GTGACGGCCTACATCCTGCGACGCCTGCTGTTGATGATTCCGACCCTGCTCGGTATCACGATCGTCGTCTTCACGGTCATGGCCGCCTCGCCCGGCGGGATCAGCGCCCAAAGCCTGATCGAAGGGCAGAACCTGGAGCCGGAGGCCAAGCGCGCGCTGGAGGATTATTACAACCGCCTCTACGGCCTCAATTCGCCCCCGCCCGTGCAGTACCTGCGCTGGCTGAACAACGTGATGCCGATCGGATTCGTGTTCGATCACGAACATCACATCGCCGGCTTTTCCTTCACCAAGGGATCGAATCTGGGCATGAGTTTCCGCTACGGACGCCCGGTGCTGGAGCTCATCAAGGAACGCCTGCCCATCACGCTGTTGCTGAACCTGCTCTCCATTCCGCTGATCTATCTGATCGCGATCACCTTCGGCGTACGCGCCGCCACCGACCGCGGCGGCGGTTTCGACCGCCTGACCAGCATCACCATGCTGGGCCTGTGGTCCGTTCCGACCATGCTGACCGGCGTCCTGTTGATCGGATTCTTCGCCAGCGAACAATACTGGCAATGGTTTCCGACCGCAGGACTGAGCCAGCGTACCGCCCTGGACATGCCGTTCATGCCGCATTGGTCGAATCTCTGGGATGCCCTGCTGCTGGGCGTGAGCGCGCTGCTCGGGACCGGGCTGATGGTCGCACTGGCGCGGTTTCTGAGGCGTACGGGCAACCTGGCGATCATGGCCGTGCTGGGCGTGGCGGGCGGTTTGTGGATGGTCGACGTCCTGCCCCAGGCCGGTTGGGTGCTGTGGGTGCTGCTGCCCGTGGCGCTCGGTACGATGCTTGGACTGCTCGGCTGGACCGGATTTACCAGCCTGCGGGTCGCGGCGATGGGCCTGACCGGGCTGTTTGCGGGTGTCCTGCTCGCCTCGTATTTCGTAGATGGCGGATTTGTGCGCGGATTTTTATTCGACCGTCTCTGGCATCTCGTGCTGCCGGTGCTGTGTCTGACCTATGGCGGCTTCGCCTTTCTCGCCAAGCTGACGCGCTCCGCAGTGCTAGAGAATCTGCATGCGGACTATGCCCGTACCGCGCGCGCCAAAGGCGTGCCGGAACGGCAGGTGCTGTGGCGCCACGTGTTTCGCAACAGCCTGCTGCCCCTGATCACCGTGTCCGCCAGCCTGCTGCCCAGTCTGCTGGCGGGCTCGGTGATCGTCGAATCGCTGTTCAGTATCGACGGCATGGGCAAGCTGGCCGTGGAGGCGGTGCAGGGGCGGGATCGGGAACTGGTGCTTTCCATCACCCTGATCAGCGGGCTGCTGACTCTGATCAGCTACCTCATCGCCGACATTCTGTATGCCATGGTGGACCCGCGGGTGAGTTATGAATGA
- a CDS encoding ABC transporter permease: MNEAVKQSGYAAGMLRLMLKQLGARLGLVWIGLLAFAAVFAPLLANSRPLLLSEHGHLQSPALAAFTPADATLLLMFLSSGILFWPRLPFLRRLAIWLAGGAIITTLSLILLHPPQITVYEQYREAEAAGRYDWVVHAPIPYSARDYQRDRGDVALQAPLADPGHVHWLGTDANGADVLSRMIHASRIALAIGFIATGIAMLIGTILGGLMGYFSGIVDIVGMRLVEIFEAVPTLFLLLTFVAFFGRSLYLMMVIIGLTAWPGYARYVRAEYLKLRAQDFVQAAVAGGLPLRSILFRHMLPNAMAPLLVAASFGVASAILAEATLSFLGLGLVDSPSWGQMLNQAVQSSTFYWWMAIFPGGAIFFTVFAYNLIGEALRDVIDPYLQR; this comes from the coding sequence ATGAATGAGGCGGTGAAACAAAGTGGCTACGCAGCCGGCATGCTGCGCCTGATGCTCAAGCAGCTTGGTGCCAGGCTGGGGCTGGTCTGGATCGGGCTCCTGGCCTTTGCGGCGGTTTTCGCACCGCTGCTGGCGAACTCCCGGCCGCTGCTGCTGAGCGAGCACGGGCATTTGCAGAGTCCGGCCCTGGCGGCGTTCACGCCGGCCGACGCGACCCTGCTGTTGATGTTCCTCAGCTCGGGCATCCTGTTCTGGCCGCGTCTGCCGTTCCTGCGGCGTCTGGCGATCTGGCTGGCGGGCGGGGCGATTATCACCACGCTGAGCCTGATTCTGCTACACCCACCGCAGATTACCGTGTACGAACAGTACCGGGAGGCCGAGGCCGCCGGCCGTTATGACTGGGTTGTTCACGCACCCATTCCCTATTCGGCCCGCGACTACCAGCGTGACCGGGGTGACGTCGCCCTCCAGGCACCATTGGCCGACCCCGGGCATGTGCACTGGCTGGGCACGGACGCCAACGGCGCCGACGTGCTGAGCCGCATGATTCACGCCTCACGCATCGCACTGGCCATCGGTTTCATCGCTACCGGCATCGCCATGCTTATCGGCACGATCCTCGGGGGCCTGATGGGCTATTTCTCGGGCATCGTGGACATCGTCGGCATGCGTCTGGTGGAAATCTTCGAGGCCGTGCCGACGCTGTTTCTGCTGCTGACCTTCGTCGCCTTTTTCGGACGCAGCCTGTACCTGATGATGGTGATCATCGGGCTCACCGCCTGGCCGGGCTATGCGCGTTACGTGCGCGCGGAATACCTCAAGCTGCGCGCGCAGGACTTCGTTCAGGCCGCGGTCGCCGGCGGTCTGCCGCTGCGCTCCATCCTGTTCCGGCACATGCTGCCGAACGCCATGGCGCCCCTGCTGGTGGCGGCCAGCTTCGGCGTCGCTTCGGCCATCCTCGCCGAGGCGACGCTCAGCTTTCTCGGTCTCGGCCTGGTCGACAGCCCCTCCTGGGGGCAAATGCTCAACCAGGCCGTGCAGTCGTCCACCTTCTACTGGTGGATGGCGATCTTCCCCGGCGGTGCGATCTTTTTCACGGTGTTCGCCTACAACCTCATCGGCGAGGCGTTGCGCGACGTGATCGACCCCTACCTGCAGCGGTGA
- a CDS encoding dipeptide ABC transporter ATP-binding protein → MTTPLLEVHDLRTWLHVSGRLIKAVDGVDFEVRRGETFCLVGESGSGKSVTALSILQLLPPDRVSHPTGRILLHDAGGQDDILAMDESSRCELRGGRIAMIFQEPMTCLNPVMTVGDQIGEALSLHRDDLHPDHLRVQVIESLRAAQIDHPEQRFSAYPHQLSGGQRQRAMIAMALACEPDLLIADEPTTALDVTVQAGILELMKSLQAEKGMSILFITHDLGVVAQVADRVAVMRAGKIVEQGEADDVLYSPRHDYTRQLIDALPENLPRTPRGHDGATPLIELQDLYVHFPVRKGILRRVVDHVKAVDGVSLQINQGEVLALVGESGCGKTTMGRALLGLQPVTRGNIRFHGRDLQGLRASSWRGLRRHLQIVFQDPMSSLNPRLTIAQALIEPMRVHGIGENEEDRLERARSVLRQVRLEEDSLWQLPQAFSGGQRQRIGIARALVLEPDFLLCDEITSALDVSVQAELLQLLLELKRERGLTLMFITHNIAVVEYISDRTAVMRDGRIIEVGETARVCGSPRDPYTRSLLAAVPRLYPARS, encoded by the coding sequence ATGACCACGCCTTTGCTCGAAGTGCACGACCTGCGGACCTGGCTGCACGTATCGGGACGCCTGATCAAGGCGGTGGACGGCGTGGATTTCGAGGTCAGGCGCGGCGAGACCTTCTGCCTGGTCGGCGAATCCGGCAGCGGCAAGTCGGTGACGGCCCTGTCGATTCTGCAATTGCTGCCTCCCGACCGTGTCAGCCATCCGACCGGACGGATCCTGCTGCACGACGCGGGTGGACAAGATGACATCCTGGCCATGGACGAATCGAGCCGCTGCGAGCTGCGGGGCGGACGGATTGCCATGATCTTTCAGGAGCCGATGACCTGTCTCAATCCGGTGATGACCGTCGGCGATCAGATCGGGGAGGCCTTGTCGTTGCATCGCGATGATCTGCACCCCGATCACCTCCGGGTGCAGGTCATCGAGTCCCTGCGGGCCGCGCAGATCGATCATCCGGAACAGCGCTTCAGCGCGTATCCCCACCAGCTGTCGGGCGGGCAGCGCCAGCGCGCCATGATCGCCATGGCCCTGGCCTGCGAACCGGATCTGCTGATAGCGGACGAACCGACCACGGCGCTGGATGTCACCGTGCAGGCAGGAATCCTGGAGTTGATGAAGTCGCTGCAGGCCGAAAAGGGCATGAGCATCCTGTTCATCACCCACGATCTGGGCGTGGTCGCGCAGGTGGCCGATCGGGTAGCCGTGATGCGTGCCGGCAAGATCGTGGAGCAGGGCGAGGCGGACGACGTGCTGTACAGCCCGCGCCACGACTATACCCGGCAACTCATCGATGCCCTGCCGGAAAACCTGCCCCGCACTCCGCGGGGGCATGATGGGGCGACCCCGCTGATCGAGCTGCAGGATTTGTACGTCCACTTCCCGGTACGCAAAGGCATACTGCGTCGCGTGGTAGACCACGTGAAGGCGGTCGATGGCGTCAGCCTGCAGATCAATCAAGGGGAGGTGCTCGCGCTGGTGGGTGAATCCGGGTGTGGCAAGACCACCATGGGGCGCGCGCTGCTGGGCCTGCAACCCGTGACCCGCGGCAACATCCGTTTTCATGGCCGCGATCTGCAGGGGTTGCGGGCATCTTCTTGGCGCGGCTTGCGACGCCATTTGCAGATTGTGTTCCAGGATCCCATGTCCTCGCTGAATCCACGCCTGACGATTGCCCAGGCCCTGATCGAACCGATGCGCGTGCACGGCATCGGCGAGAACGAGGAGGATCGTCTGGAGCGGGCGCGCAGCGTGCTGCGCCAGGTGCGTCTGGAGGAGGATTCGTTGTGGCAGCTGCCCCAGGCCTTTTCGGGCGGACAGCGGCAACGCATCGGAATCGCACGCGCCCTCGTGCTGGAGCCGGATTTCCTGCTCTGCGACGAGATCACCAGCGCCCTGGATGTTTCCGTGCAGGCCGAACTGCTTCAGTTGCTGCTGGAACTCAAGCGCGAACGCGGGCTGACGCTGATGTTCATCACCCACAATATTGCCGTGGTGGAATACATCAGTGACCGGACGGCCGTCATGCGAGACGGTCGCATCATCGAAGTGGGCGAGACCGCCCGCGTATGCGGGTCGCCGCGCGATCCCTACACTCGCAGCCTGCTCGCGGCCGTACCGCGCCTGTACCCGGCCAGATCCTGA
- a CDS encoding FHA domain-containing protein: MSKLILSLHDRTLSEHPIEKECVKIGRKPDNDIHIDNLAVSGHHAQIITILNDSFLEDLNSTNGTYVNAKLIKKHALKDGDVITIGKHTLKYVNEFEAPASAPQGEEEGKEDDDFEKTLIIRTDTVGMPSRDGAKELSEQTMGKLSAEYAEATKHAQHPDTQSHSAKLQILSGANTGKELHLAKALTTLGKPGAQVAAITRRPQGFFLLHIDGGPDNHRPLVNGDDIGIVAHPLSNHDVIEIAGVKMEFIVT, encoded by the coding sequence ATGTCTAAGCTCATACTTTCCCTACACGACCGTACCCTTTCCGAGCACCCTATCGAAAAGGAGTGCGTGAAGATCGGCCGCAAGCCCGACAACGATATTCATATCGATAATCTGGCCGTCAGCGGCCATCACGCCCAGATCATCACCATTCTCAACGATTCCTTCCTCGAGGATCTCAACAGCACCAACGGGACCTACGTCAACGCCAAGCTGATCAAGAAACACGCCCTGAAGGACGGGGATGTCATCACGATCGGCAAACATACCCTGAAGTACGTCAACGAATTTGAAGCACCGGCGAGCGCGCCGCAGGGTGAGGAGGAAGGCAAGGAAGACGACGATTTCGAAAAGACCCTGATCATTCGTACCGATACGGTGGGGATGCCCAGCCGCGACGGCGCCAAGGAACTGTCCGAACAAACCATGGGCAAGCTCTCGGCGGAATATGCCGAGGCCACCAAACACGCCCAGCACCCGGACACACAGTCGCATTCGGCCAAACTACAGATACTGAGCGGCGCCAACACCGGAAAGGAACTGCATCTCGCCAAGGCCCTGACCACGCTCGGCAAACCCGGTGCCCAAGTCGCGGCCATCACCCGTCGTCCGCAGGGCTTCTTTTTGCTACATATCGACGGCGGGCCCGACAATCACAGGCCGCTGGTCAACGGAGACGACATCGGCATCGTCGCCCATCCGCTCAGCAATCACGACGTCATCGAGATCGCCGGCGTGAAGATGGAGTTCATCGTCACCTGA
- a CDS encoding Stp1/IreP family PP2C-type Ser/Thr phosphatase, producing MNLKGKIAISGRTDTGRVRSHNEDSIGDDIEIGCVALADGMGGYKGGEVASAIAINTIIEHLGNELPRLKNAGEMDEETGYTKESLILRDSILLGNKAIYETARSQPQYQGMGTTIVLAGFYDNRLTVAHVGDSRMYRIRSGRMEQITADHSLLQELVDRGFYSSEEAKESLNKNLVTRALGIEPTVAVDINEDLVLPGDVYMMCSDGLNDMVEDEDIRLTIQDYGANLDETADRLIKLANDNGGKDNISVMLVRILKAFPAEKSLYQKLTDWLF from the coding sequence ATGAACCTCAAAGGGAAAATCGCCATCTCCGGACGGACCGACACCGGTCGTGTCCGCTCGCACAACGAAGACAGTATCGGCGATGACATCGAAATCGGCTGCGTAGCGCTCGCTGACGGCATGGGTGGATACAAGGGTGGCGAAGTCGCCAGCGCCATCGCGATCAACACGATCATCGAACACCTGGGCAATGAACTGCCCCGCCTGAAAAACGCCGGCGAAATGGATGAGGAGACCGGCTACACCAAGGAAAGCCTGATCCTGCGAGACTCTATCCTGCTCGGCAACAAGGCGATCTACGAAACGGCGCGCAGCCAGCCCCAATACCAGGGCATGGGCACCACGATCGTGCTGGCCGGTTTCTACGACAATCGTCTTACCGTCGCCCACGTCGGCGACTCCCGCATGTACCGGATACGCAGTGGTCGCATGGAACAGATCACGGCGGACCATTCCCTGCTGCAGGAACTGGTCGACCGCGGCTTTTATTCCAGCGAAGAAGCCAAGGAATCCCTGAACAAGAACCTCGTGACCCGTGCGCTGGGCATCGAGCCCACCGTGGCGGTGGACATCAACGAGGACCTGGTGCTGCCTGGAGACGTTTATATGATGTGTTCCGACGGCCTCAACGACATGGTCGAGGATGAGGACATCCGCTTAACTATTCAGGACTATGGTGCTAACCTTGATGAAACCGCCGACCGCCTCATCAAGCTCGCGAACGACAACGGCGGCAAGGACAACATCTCGGTAATGCTGGTCAGGATTCTCAAGGCATTCCCGGCGGAAAAATCGCTTTACCAAAAGCTAACTGACTGGCTCTTCTGA
- a CDS encoding HD domain-containing phosphohydrolase, which translates to MPGDSGDRSAQINYLTEIGIALSTERDIQRLLENILASAKILTAADGGTIYSVADNRLVFEIMSTDSLGVALGGSTGVSIPFDPIPLYEVDGSPNTSTVVAFSVFRDMTINIPDTYRADGFDFSGTRKFDEQTGYRTRSILTVPLKNHENEIIGVLQLINALDRVSGETVPFSVRSVRLAESLASQAAVALTNRKLIDDLNNLFDAFIKLIATEIDEKSPYTGGHCRRVPELTMLLAEAASRSECGELKDFRMNDKDRHEVEVAAWLHDCGKITTPEHVMDKSTKLETIFDRMRLVDARFDILRRDAEIRLLRELLARHGTDTREVDSALAKTRLEFIGQQSFLRRCNIGGETMSADDQAHVREIGAQRFVDGDGVMRSLLGEDEVYNLTIPKGTLNDEERAVINRHIVATIRMLESLPFPKHLQHVPEYAGGHHEHMDGSGYPRGLTREEMSVPARVVAIADVFEALTAKDRPYKPGKRLSECLEIMGRMMLDSKIDPDLFRVFVSEKVYLRYAEQFLDADQIDEVDETRIPGYTP; encoded by the coding sequence ATGCCGGGGGATTCCGGAGACAGGTCGGCGCAGATCAATTATTTGACCGAGATCGGCATCGCGCTTTCCACCGAACGCGATATACAAAGACTGCTCGAGAACATTCTCGCCAGTGCCAAGATCCTCACCGCCGCCGACGGCGGAACGATTTATTCCGTAGCCGACAATCGGCTCGTCTTCGAGATCATGTCCACCGACAGCCTGGGCGTCGCCCTCGGTGGCAGCACGGGCGTGTCGATCCCGTTCGATCCCATCCCGCTTTATGAGGTGGACGGTTCGCCCAATACCAGTACGGTGGTGGCCTTCAGTGTGTTCCGGGATATGACGATCAATATTCCCGATACCTACCGGGCGGATGGTTTTGATTTTTCCGGCACGCGTAAATTTGACGAACAGACCGGGTACAGAACCCGCTCGATTCTCACCGTTCCGCTCAAAAATCATGAAAACGAGATCATCGGCGTGCTGCAGTTGATCAATGCCCTGGATCGGGTGTCGGGCGAGACGGTGCCTTTTTCGGTGCGCTCGGTGCGGCTGGCCGAATCCCTGGCTTCCCAGGCGGCGGTGGCCCTGACCAACCGCAAGCTGATCGACGATCTCAACAACCTGTTCGATGCCTTCATCAAGCTGATCGCGACGGAGATCGATGAAAAGTCGCCTTATACGGGCGGGCATTGCCGCAGAGTGCCCGAGCTGACCATGCTGCTGGCGGAGGCCGCTTCGCGTTCCGAGTGTGGCGAATTGAAGGACTTCCGCATGAATGACAAGGACCGGCACGAGGTGGAGGTGGCGGCATGGTTGCACGACTGCGGCAAGATCACCACGCCCGAACACGTGATGGATAAATCCACCAAGCTGGAAACCATCTTCGACCGTATGCGGCTGGTGGATGCACGTTTCGATATCCTGCGCCGTGATGCAGAGATCCGTCTACTGCGCGAGCTGCTGGCCAGGCACGGGACCGATACCCGGGAGGTCGATTCGGCGCTGGCGAAAACGCGCCTTGAATTTATCGGGCAGCAGTCATTTCTGAGGCGCTGCAACATCGGCGGCGAAACCATGTCGGCGGACGATCAGGCCCATGTCCGGGAAATCGGTGCGCAGCGTTTCGTGGACGGCGACGGCGTGATGAGGTCTTTGTTGGGTGAAGACGAGGTCTATAACCTCACCATCCCGAAAGGAACGTTGAACGACGAGGAGCGGGCGGTCATCAACCGGCACATCGTGGCGACGATCCGGATGCTCGAATCGCTGCCCTTCCCCAAGCATTTGCAGCATGTCCCCGAGTATGCCGGCGGGCATCACGAACATATGGACGGTTCCGGCTACCCCCGCGGATTGACGCGTGAGGAAATGTCCGTGCCGGCGCGTGTGGTGGCGATTGCGGATGTCTTCGAGGCCTTGACCGCCAAGGACCGTCCCTACAAGCCCGGTAAGCGATTGTCGGAATGCCTCGAGATCATGGGGCGCATGATGCTCGACAGCAAGATCGATCCGGATCTGTTCCGGGTGTTCGTCAGCGAGAAGGTCTATCTGCGCTACGCCGAGCAGTTCCTGGATGCGGATCAGATCGACGAGGTGGATGAAACCCGGATTCCAGGCTACACGCCGTAG
- a CDS encoding cyclic nucleotide-binding domain-containing protein has product MSASLDTDLVKQLIPINALSPDRRRTLLQKARVIESPEGSRLFKKGDTDKMHYYLLEGEVELTDDSGVFKVIAAGSQDALHPLVHRQPRTATVRTTTPSRILALNSNDLDLMLTWDQTGSYQVDELDESDQQDDDWMTRLLQTKAFQRIPPANLQAIFSRMEEISCHAGDVVVRQGDPGDYFYIITEGRCAVTRTLPSKPEGIKLAELGTSDSFGEEALISNGHRNATVTMLTDGKLMRLSHEDFTALLEAPLMRHINYEEGVEKVANDHAQWLDVRLPDEYKQHHIKGSINIPLVLLRIQMAKLDPQRPYVVYCDTGRRSAAATYLLSERGFTAFLLDNAMQDVPKNALEGADT; this is encoded by the coding sequence ATGAGCGCCTCCCTCGACACCGATCTTGTCAAGCAGCTGATCCCCATCAACGCGCTGTCACCCGACCGGCGCAGGACCCTGCTGCAAAAGGCCCGCGTTATCGAATCCCCCGAAGGCAGCCGCCTGTTCAAAAAGGGCGATACCGACAAGATGCACTATTACCTGCTCGAGGGCGAGGTCGAACTCACGGACGACAGTGGCGTATTCAAGGTCATCGCGGCCGGCAGCCAGGACGCGCTGCACCCACTGGTACACAGGCAACCACGCACCGCGACGGTCCGCACCACGACGCCCTCGCGGATCCTCGCCCTGAACAGCAACGACCTGGACCTGATGCTGACCTGGGACCAGACCGGCAGTTACCAGGTGGACGAGCTCGACGAGTCCGACCAGCAGGACGACGACTGGATGACGCGCCTGTTGCAGACCAAGGCCTTTCAGAGAATTCCGCCCGCCAATCTGCAGGCCATTTTCAGCCGGATGGAGGAGATATCCTGTCACGCCGGAGATGTGGTCGTCCGCCAGGGTGACCCGGGGGACTATTTCTACATCATCACCGAAGGACGGTGTGCGGTGACCCGCACCCTGCCCTCCAAGCCGGAAGGCATCAAGCTCGCGGAACTCGGTACGAGCGACAGCTTTGGAGAAGAGGCGCTGATTTCCAACGGTCACCGCAATGCCACGGTCACCATGCTGACCGACGGCAAACTGATGAGACTCTCGCACGAGGATTTCACTGCCCTGCTCGAAGCGCCGTTGATGCGCCACATCAACTACGAGGAAGGCGTGGAAAAAGTCGCCAACGATCACGCCCAGTGGCTGGATGTACGCCTGCCAGACGAATACAAGCAACACCACATCAAGGGCAGCATCAACATTCCCCTGGTCCTGCTGAGAATCCAGATGGCGAAGCTGGATCCGCAACGCCCCTATGTCGTGTATTGCGATACAGGACGCCGCAGCGCCGCCGCCACCTATCTGCTGAGCGAGCGGGGATTCACGGCATTCCTGCTGGACAACGCCATGCAGGACGTGCCGAAAAATGCACTGGAAGGCGCCGATACCTGA